Proteins encoded together in one Desulfosporosinus meridiei DSM 13257 window:
- the pruA gene encoding L-glutamate gamma-semialdehyde dehydrogenase: MNNAYFQIKLPENEPIKEYLPGSPERIALKAELERQLVNPIEVPIIIGGKEIRTGNKEKMICPHDHQKVLGEYYVAGEKELLMAIEAAEAAKAEWENMPWEHRATIFLKAADLLTGKYRAKMSASCMLGQSKNAFQAEIDVICELADFLRFNTYYVQEIYKQQPNNSSGIWNRVEYRALDGFVAAITPFNFTAIGGNLATCPAMAGNTVLWKPSSTSVLSNYYVMQILIEAGLPAGVINFVPCRGVDFGKVVVNHPKMAGFHFTGSTDVFNQIWNQVGGNISNYVTYPRLVGETGGKDFIFAHESADVEALTCSIILGAFEYQGQKCSAASRAYIPESLWGDVKKRLEEEIGKLKMGDVRDFTNLVNAVIDHKSFNNIKGYLDYVKESSDAEIIIGGKCDDSVGYFVEPTIILAKTPKFKTMVEEIFGPVLTIYVYPNDQLDETLELCDTSTSYALTGSIFAKDRAAIIKMSRALDHAAGNFYINDKPTGAVVGQQPFGGSRGSGTNDKAGSAINLYRWMSQRTIKETFVPRTVVSYPYMKEN; the protein is encoded by the coding sequence ATGAATAACGCCTATTTTCAAATTAAACTTCCGGAGAATGAACCGATCAAAGAATATCTGCCGGGTTCCCCGGAACGAATTGCCTTAAAGGCAGAGCTGGAGAGACAATTAGTCAACCCGATTGAAGTACCGATAATTATTGGCGGGAAAGAGATCCGTACGGGGAATAAAGAAAAAATGATTTGCCCGCATGATCATCAAAAAGTACTGGGCGAATACTATGTGGCCGGTGAAAAAGAACTCTTAATGGCCATTGAAGCAGCTGAAGCAGCCAAAGCAGAATGGGAGAATATGCCCTGGGAACATAGGGCTACAATTTTCTTAAAGGCTGCAGACTTACTGACCGGAAAATACAGAGCAAAAATGTCAGCTTCTTGTATGCTAGGACAAAGCAAAAATGCCTTTCAAGCGGAAATTGATGTTATCTGTGAATTAGCGGATTTCCTACGCTTCAATACCTACTACGTTCAAGAGATCTACAAACAGCAGCCGAACAACTCAAGTGGAATTTGGAACCGAGTAGAGTATCGGGCTCTGGATGGTTTTGTTGCAGCAATCACGCCCTTTAACTTTACAGCCATTGGTGGCAACCTGGCTACTTGCCCTGCTATGGCGGGGAATACAGTGTTATGGAAACCTTCATCAACATCCGTACTCTCCAATTACTATGTCATGCAAATCCTGATTGAAGCAGGGTTACCTGCCGGCGTGATCAACTTTGTTCCCTGCCGAGGAGTTGATTTTGGTAAGGTAGTGGTTAATCATCCGAAGATGGCCGGCTTCCACTTCACAGGCTCTACGGATGTATTTAATCAGATTTGGAATCAGGTCGGTGGAAATATCAGCAACTATGTAACCTATCCACGATTAGTAGGAGAGACCGGTGGTAAAGACTTTATCTTTGCCCATGAATCAGCAGATGTTGAAGCTCTTACTTGCTCAATCATTCTGGGGGCCTTCGAATATCAAGGACAAAAGTGTTCTGCTGCCTCCCGGGCCTACATTCCGGAAAGTCTTTGGGGTGATGTCAAGAAACGTCTTGAAGAAGAGATAGGCAAGCTGAAAATGGGAGATGTCCGTGATTTTACGAATCTAGTCAACGCGGTTATCGATCACAAGTCCTTTAACAACATAAAAGGGTATCTCGATTACGTCAAAGAATCCAGTGATGCAGAAATCATCATAGGTGGCAAATGCGATGACAGTGTGGGATATTTTGTTGAGCCAACGATTATTTTGGCTAAAACCCCAAAATTCAAGACCATGGTAGAAGAAATCTTTGGACCGGTTTTAACCATATATGTCTATCCCAATGACCAATTAGATGAGACCTTAGAGTTATGTGACACCTCAACCAGCTATGCTTTGACGGGTTCGATCTTTGCCAAGGACAGAGCTGCTATTATCAAGATGTCCAGGGCCTTAGATCACGCAGCAGGGAATTTCTATATTAACGATAAACCCACTGGTGCAGTTGTCGGGCAACAACCCTTCGGAGGAAGTCGTGGTTCAGGAACCAATGATAAAGCAGGCAGTGCCATAAATCTATATCGTTGGATGAGTCAACGCACTATTAAAGAGACATTTGTTCCCCGGACAGTTGTTAGCTATCCTTACATGAAGGAAAATTAA
- a CDS encoding NAD(P)/FAD-dependent oxidoreductase — translation MQKSANVVIIGGGIIGCSVAYELAIRGVKDVVVIEKNYLSSGATGRCGAGVRQQWGTETNAILARDSVKRFEGMNEELEYDKDIEFKQGGYLMVSYTSEEWNQYKKNVAVQHSLGIPTKMITPQEALEIVPHLNLKGLIGATFCQSDGHANPFHVVDAYYKAAKRLGVKFETYTTVTGITRDKGKVTSVQTTRGDINTSLVINACGYAAGTICKMVDFDLPLYPQRHQALVTEPVEPCQGPMVISLHYRLYCQQTPHGSFIMGVGDPNEPKDFNINSSWEFLEDVARQATTVLPLLKNLRVVRQWSGLYDMSPDANPILDKVPGAEGMWVAAGFSGHGFMVAPQTAVLLVQKILEQECFMPIERFSLNRFSGGNLVLESAVV, via the coding sequence TTGCAAAAAAGTGCTAACGTGGTGATTATTGGGGGCGGGATTATTGGCTGCTCCGTGGCCTACGAATTGGCTATCCGTGGAGTAAAGGACGTTGTCGTGATTGAAAAGAACTACCTTTCCTCCGGAGCAACGGGACGTTGCGGTGCTGGTGTTCGTCAACAATGGGGGACAGAAACCAATGCTATTTTAGCCCGAGATAGTGTAAAACGATTTGAGGGTATGAATGAAGAGCTGGAATATGACAAAGACATTGAATTCAAGCAAGGCGGCTACTTAATGGTCTCCTATACCTCAGAGGAATGGAATCAATACAAAAAAAATGTGGCTGTACAACATAGTCTGGGAATTCCCACCAAAATGATAACTCCTCAAGAAGCTCTGGAAATCGTCCCCCATTTAAACCTTAAGGGCTTAATCGGGGCTACCTTCTGCCAATCAGATGGTCATGCGAACCCTTTTCATGTTGTAGATGCTTATTATAAAGCTGCCAAACGGCTGGGAGTAAAATTTGAGACTTATACAACCGTCACCGGGATTACTCGGGACAAGGGAAAAGTGACTTCTGTGCAGACTACTAGAGGAGATATTAATACTTCTTTGGTGATTAATGCCTGTGGTTATGCAGCGGGGACTATCTGCAAAATGGTTGATTTTGATTTACCCCTTTATCCCCAGCGGCATCAGGCACTGGTCACAGAACCTGTAGAGCCTTGTCAAGGGCCGATGGTCATTTCGCTTCACTATCGTCTATACTGTCAACAAACTCCTCACGGCAGTTTTATTATGGGAGTAGGAGATCCCAATGAACCTAAAGACTTTAATATAAATTCCAGCTGGGAGTTTCTAGAGGATGTGGCTCGTCAGGCTACTACGGTATTACCCTTATTGAAGAACCTGCGAGTTGTTCGTCAGTGGTCAGGTCTCTATGATATGAGCCCTGATGCCAATCCGATTTTAGATAAAGTTCCGGGGGCTGAAGGAATGTGGGTAGCTGCCGGGTTCAGTGGACATGGTTTCATGGTTGCCCCTCAAACTGCTGTTCTTTTAGTCCAGAAGATACTGGAACAGGAATGCTTTATGCCCATTGAACGTTTTAGTCTGAATCGCTTCAGCGGGGGAAACCTCGTGCTTGAATCGGCAGTGGTCTAA
- a CDS encoding (2Fe-2S)-binding protein, with translation MQSKETIVCRCEDITLDEIKTLVEQGYRTIDEIKRVIRAGMGPCQGRTCRMLIAQELAKYYKVPVGEVLMPTFRPTVKPVKLGTFARGE, from the coding sequence ATGCAATCTAAAGAGACGATTGTCTGCCGATGTGAAGATATCACCCTTGATGAAATAAAAACCTTAGTAGAGCAAGGTTACCGTACGATTGATGAAATTAAACGCGTAATTCGCGCAGGTATGGGCCCTTGCCAGGGACGTACTTGTCGAATGCTGATTGCTCAGGAATTGGCGAAATATTACAAAGTGCCCGTGGGGGAAGTTTTAATGCCTACCTTTCGGCCTACTGTGAAACCGGTGAAACTAGGAACCTTTGCGAGGGGTGAATAA
- a CDS encoding 4Fe-4S dicluster domain-containing protein: MLNKTGIPTAEDVKKVSPSPDRLKKGPVAVIECFQEIPCNPCTEACKQGAIQPMEDINNLPKLDFDKCNGCGVCLSRCPGLAIFIVDGSYSDTEAVVRIPYEYLPVPQVGDKVTGLNRSGEELGVFEIIKVQSGGQKNKTYTLWLVVPQDLAMDVRSIRLGGLRHAI; the protein is encoded by the coding sequence ATGTTAAATAAGACCGGAATTCCAACTGCAGAAGATGTCAAAAAGGTTTCCCCTTCCCCAGACAGGCTGAAAAAAGGTCCCGTAGCCGTCATTGAATGCTTCCAAGAGATTCCCTGTAACCCTTGTACAGAGGCTTGCAAACAAGGTGCCATTCAGCCCATGGAGGATATCAATAACCTGCCAAAACTTGATTTTGACAAATGTAACGGCTGCGGTGTCTGCTTAAGTCGTTGCCCGGGGTTAGCTATTTTTATTGTGGATGGCTCTTATAGTGATACAGAGGCCGTTGTCAGAATTCCTTATGAATACTTGCCGGTGCCCCAGGTTGGCGATAAAGTTACCGGGTTAAACCGTTCCGGTGAGGAACTTGGTGTCTTTGAAATAATTAAAGTTCAATCAGGTGGTCAAAAAAACAAAACCTACACTCTGTGGCTAGTTGTACCTCAAGATCTGGCCATGGATGTGCGCAGTATTCGTTTAGGAGGGTTAAGACATGCAATCTAA
- a CDS encoding NAD(P)/FAD-dependent oxidoreductase has product MKEIEVLIIGGGPAGLSAASAAANLGASVLVLERDDLPGGQLVKQTHKFFGSKKQYAGDRGFQIGSLLIEQCKTSSRVEVWTNTTALGIYEDGVVTAESQDEHVKIKPKKIIVATGASEKMIAFPNNDLPGIYGAGAVQTLMNVHGIVPGQRVLMIGAGNIGLIVSYQLMQAGVEIAAIIEAAPTIGGYLVHASKIRRAGVPILTSHTITEAYGQESVEGAVICKLDENWQPIQGTEQDLKVDVICLAVGLSPLTELCFQADCRMKYVPELSGHVPIRNEYLETTRPGLYVAGDVSGVEEASSAMVEGRLAGVSAAYSLGYGNDAAPKLQEEALAELNELRSGPAGHKTMTGIMKLMDKGEAIC; this is encoded by the coding sequence GTGAAAGAGATTGAGGTTCTTATTATTGGCGGTGGGCCGGCAGGTCTAAGTGCAGCCTCAGCCGCTGCAAATCTAGGTGCCAGTGTCCTTGTCCTGGAACGAGATGATTTGCCCGGTGGTCAACTGGTAAAGCAGACTCATAAATTCTTCGGATCAAAGAAGCAATATGCCGGTGATCGGGGTTTCCAGATCGGGAGTTTACTTATTGAACAATGTAAGACTAGTTCCAGGGTCGAAGTCTGGACTAACACTACGGCTCTTGGAATCTATGAAGATGGTGTAGTAACTGCAGAATCTCAGGATGAGCACGTAAAGATCAAACCTAAGAAAATAATTGTTGCTACCGGGGCATCTGAAAAGATGATTGCTTTCCCTAATAATGATCTCCCAGGTATTTATGGAGCGGGCGCGGTACAAACCCTGATGAATGTGCATGGTATTGTTCCCGGTCAACGGGTACTGATGATTGGTGCCGGCAATATTGGCCTGATTGTCTCTTACCAGTTAATGCAAGCTGGAGTTGAGATCGCTGCTATTATTGAAGCTGCTCCTACTATAGGTGGATATCTGGTTCATGCTTCTAAGATTCGCCGGGCCGGGGTGCCCATTTTGACTTCCCACACAATCACTGAAGCTTATGGCCAAGAAAGCGTTGAAGGTGCTGTCATCTGTAAGCTTGACGAGAACTGGCAACCCATACAAGGAACTGAACAAGACCTTAAAGTAGATGTAATCTGTTTAGCTGTTGGGTTGAGCCCCTTAACTGAGCTATGCTTTCAAGCGGATTGCCGAATGAAATATGTGCCGGAGCTTTCCGGACATGTGCCTATTAGGAATGAATACTTAGAAACCACTCGACCAGGGCTTTATGTTGCCGGGGATGTAAGCGGAGTAGAGGAAGCAAGTTCGGCTATGGTAGAAGGTCGCTTAGCCGGCGTCAGTGCTGCCTATAGTTTAGGATATGGTAATGATGCGGCGCCAAAGCTTCAAGAAGAAGCTCTTGCCGAGTTGAATGAACTTCGTTCCGGCCCGGCAGGACATAAGACAATGACAGGGATTATGAAACTGATGGACAAGGGGGAAGCAATATGTTAA
- a CDS encoding (2Fe-2S)-binding protein: MRITEHPILEFRRGEEISFFYNGQELKGFEGETIAAALHAAGVKVLGHSHTMHRPRGLFCAIGNCSSCLMVVDGEPNVRICVEKLMAGMRVETQQGKGSLK, encoded by the coding sequence ATGCGCATCACAGAGCATCCAATTTTAGAATTCCGGCGCGGAGAAGAAATCTCTTTCTTCTACAATGGGCAGGAACTTAAGGGCTTTGAGGGTGAAACTATTGCTGCTGCACTTCACGCAGCAGGAGTTAAAGTTTTGGGCCACAGTCATACCATGCACAGGCCCCGTGGTCTCTTCTGTGCTATCGGAAATTGTTCTTCATGTCTTATGGTTGTCGATGGGGAACCGAATGTCAGAATCTGTGTTGAAAAGTTGATGGCAGGCATGAGGGTAGAAACTCAACAAGGAAAGGGGAGCCTAAAGTGA
- a CDS encoding ABC transporter ATP-binding protein — MLKLENISVSYGSIKALHNISLEVKSGEIVALIGANGAGKSTTLRTISGLEKPANKDSKITFKDVQIQGALPHKIVEMGLSHVPEGRRVFPDMSVYENLLMGAHIRKGKPDQGDFDRVYHHFPRLKERIKQLAGTLSGGEQQMLAMGRALMARPDLLLLDEPSMGLAPMLVEEIFHIIEDINVAGTTILLVEQNAHLALEISNRAYVLETGEIVLEGLARDLAENEDIRKAYLGE, encoded by the coding sequence ATGTTGAAGTTAGAAAATATCAGCGTAAGCTATGGCTCAATTAAAGCGTTGCATAACATTTCCTTGGAAGTAAAAAGTGGCGAGATCGTTGCCTTGATTGGTGCAAATGGAGCTGGGAAGAGTACAACCCTGCGGACAATCTCGGGACTTGAAAAACCAGCTAATAAAGATAGTAAGATAACCTTTAAGGATGTGCAGATTCAAGGAGCTCTCCCTCATAAGATTGTAGAGATGGGGCTGTCTCATGTACCGGAAGGACGCCGTGTATTCCCTGATATGTCTGTCTATGAGAACCTCCTGATGGGTGCTCATATTCGGAAGGGTAAGCCTGACCAAGGAGATTTTGACAGAGTATACCATCATTTTCCTAGGTTAAAGGAGAGAATCAAGCAGCTAGCCGGCACCTTATCCGGGGGAGAACAACAAATGTTGGCCATGGGAAGAGCCTTAATGGCTCGGCCGGACTTACTCTTACTTGATGAACCAAGTATGGGACTGGCACCAATGCTGGTAGAAGAGATTTTTCATATTATTGAAGATATCAATGTGGCAGGAACAACAATTCTCTTAGTAGAGCAGAATGCTCACTTAGCTCTAGAGATCTCCAATCGGGCCTATGTATTAGAGACAGGGGAAATAGTCCTGGAAGGTCTAGCCCGAGATCTGGCCGAAAATGAGGATATTCGTAAAGCGTATCTTGGAGAATAG
- a CDS encoding ABC transporter ATP-binding protein, producing MSLLTLDNVTIRFGGLTAVDTVNLEVKQGEILALIGPNGAGKSTVFNLITSIYQPTEGKISLDGKALTGIPTHKIADMGITRTFQTIRLFPELSVLDNVKIGAHCRGKAGLFHAFTRLPSMKREEAEMEENAIKALEFLDLAAKREDMAKNLSYGEQRRLEIARALVSKPKILLLDEPAAGMNPQEKVVLMEMIRRIRDTGITIFLVEHDMKLVMGISERIAVLDYGKLIAKGTPLEVRSNKAVIEAYLGSGEFKSRIRR from the coding sequence GTGAGCTTATTAACTTTGGACAACGTGACCATCCGCTTTGGAGGTCTGACTGCAGTTGATACTGTAAACCTCGAAGTAAAGCAGGGTGAAATACTGGCTTTAATTGGTCCTAATGGAGCAGGAAAAAGTACGGTATTTAACCTGATTACCAGTATATATCAGCCTACAGAAGGGAAGATTTCCCTTGATGGCAAAGCTCTAACTGGAATTCCTACCCATAAGATTGCCGATATGGGAATTACCAGGACCTTTCAAACAATACGGCTATTTCCTGAACTATCTGTCTTGGATAATGTTAAGATAGGTGCTCACTGCCGAGGGAAGGCCGGTTTATTTCATGCCTTTACTAGGCTGCCAAGTATGAAACGGGAAGAAGCTGAAATGGAAGAAAATGCGATTAAAGCCTTGGAATTCCTGGATTTGGCGGCAAAGAGAGAGGACATGGCTAAAAATCTCTCTTATGGGGAGCAAAGGAGATTAGAGATTGCCAGAGCCTTAGTTTCTAAACCGAAGATTCTCCTCTTAGATGAGCCTGCAGCCGGTATGAACCCTCAAGAAAAAGTCGTATTAATGGAAATGATTCGTAGAATCCGGGATACGGGAATCACAATATTTCTGGTTGAGCATGATATGAAGCTGGTCATGGGTATTTCAGAGAGAATTGCCGTGCTGGACTACGGTAAATTGATTGCTAAGGGTACGCCTCTTGAAGTTCGAAGCAACAAAGCTGTTATCGAAGCTTACTTGGGCTCCGGTGAATTTAAAAGCAGAATTCGGCGCTAG
- a CDS encoding branched-chain amino acid ABC transporter permease gives MKKLLDNWLIQFLLFLCVLGLTAFITDAIGNVLPPYLLMIGLFIGINLIMALGLNLITGVTGQLSLGHAAFMSIGAYASAIATVNYHVPFLGGVLIGGLVACLFGIVIGFPTLRLTGDYLAIATLGFAEIVRVQFTNMKITNGAIGFLGIQGSTTFPIVMTIAVITLVLMVWLENSRNGRAMLAIREDEIASSAVGINTTLYKIQAFAIGAFCAGVGGALFAHTTTFIQPTDFGFMKSVDILSIVVLGGLGSIPGTIIGAIVLTAAPEILRPLANYRMMVYGVLLVIIMIFRPYGLLGGVNLRQAVRRAFMLTKKKQAGREE, from the coding sequence ATGAAAAAATTATTGGATAATTGGTTAATACAATTTTTGCTGTTCCTTTGTGTGCTCGGCTTAACTGCTTTTATTACAGATGCTATTGGAAATGTTCTGCCACCCTATTTATTAATGATTGGTTTATTTATTGGTATCAATTTAATCATGGCCCTGGGTCTAAATCTTATCACCGGAGTAACGGGTCAGTTATCCCTCGGTCATGCTGCCTTTATGAGTATCGGAGCTTATGCTTCAGCAATTGCTACTGTAAATTATCACGTTCCCTTTCTAGGCGGAGTATTAATCGGCGGACTGGTGGCTTGCCTCTTTGGTATCGTTATTGGCTTTCCCACTTTGCGCTTAACAGGGGATTATCTGGCTATAGCTACGCTTGGCTTTGCAGAAATAGTTCGTGTTCAGTTTACTAATATGAAGATTACCAATGGGGCAATTGGCTTTCTGGGAATTCAGGGATCAACAACCTTTCCCATCGTTATGACGATTGCTGTAATTACTCTAGTACTCATGGTCTGGCTGGAAAACTCTCGTAATGGCCGGGCTATGTTAGCCATTCGGGAAGATGAGATTGCTTCATCGGCTGTAGGTATCAATACTACCTTGTATAAAATTCAGGCCTTTGCCATTGGAGCTTTTTGCGCAGGGGTGGGGGGCGCTTTGTTTGCCCACACAACTACCTTTATTCAACCTACGGATTTTGGCTTTATGAAGTCAGTTGATATTCTTAGTATTGTTGTTCTAGGTGGTTTGGGAAGTATCCCCGGAACAATTATTGGTGCTATCGTCCTTACAGCGGCACCTGAAATCTTAAGGCCTCTGGCCAATTACAGAATGATGGTTTACGGAGTATTGTTGGTCATTATCATGATCTTCCGTCCTTATGGTTTATTGGGCGGAGTAAACCTAAGGCAGGCCGTTCGTCGTGCATTTATGTTGACTAAGAAAAAACAGGCCGGACGGGAGGAATAA
- a CDS encoding branched-chain amino acid ABC transporter permease, producing the protein MPILNNLMQQLVNGLALGGIYALIALGYTMVYGIIGMINFAYGEIFMFGAYAGLVLALTNYVNVYTALLGATLITMILGVVIERVAYKPIRRSSRLSALISAIGVSIFLSSFMVRVKGPNTRGFPTLFENRIFEIGNFQITIYQIVIIGVAGLMMLGLHLFVTYTKMGRAMRACAQDKDAASLMGVNIDRVISVTFAIGSGLAGTAGVLAGIYFNAVQPYMGLLAGLKAFAAAVLGGIGSIPGAMIGGIVIGLTEILGITVNLSEYKDAFAFAILILVLLFKPSGIMGRKANKKV; encoded by the coding sequence TTGCCGATTTTGAACAATCTGATGCAGCAACTTGTTAACGGGCTCGCCCTAGGTGGTATTTATGCCCTTATTGCCTTAGGCTACACAATGGTGTACGGAATTATTGGTATGATCAATTTTGCTTATGGTGAAATCTTTATGTTTGGTGCATACGCCGGATTAGTTTTAGCGCTGACTAATTATGTCAATGTTTATACTGCCTTACTAGGTGCTACCCTTATTACTATGATACTAGGAGTTGTCATTGAGCGGGTCGCCTACAAACCTATTCGTCGTTCGTCACGACTTTCCGCACTGATTAGCGCTATTGGTGTATCTATCTTTCTTTCTTCTTTTATGGTTCGAGTTAAGGGACCCAATACTAGAGGTTTCCCGACATTGTTTGAGAATAGAATCTTTGAAATCGGAAATTTTCAGATTACCATTTACCAAATTGTAATTATTGGAGTAGCAGGTCTTATGATGCTAGGCTTACATCTCTTTGTAACCTATACAAAAATGGGCAGAGCAATGCGTGCTTGTGCTCAGGACAAAGATGCCGCCAGCCTAATGGGAGTCAACATTGACCGAGTCATATCTGTTACTTTTGCAATAGGGTCTGGATTAGCCGGGACGGCTGGTGTATTAGCCGGTATTTACTTTAATGCAGTACAGCCATATATGGGGCTTTTAGCTGGTCTTAAAGCATTTGCAGCAGCAGTCCTTGGCGGAATTGGGAGTATCCCCGGGGCAATGATCGGGGGAATAGTTATTGGACTGACTGAGATATTGGGTATCACTGTGAACTTGTCGGAGTACAAGGATGCCTTTGCCTTTGCCATCCTAATATTAGTGCTTCTATTCAAACCATCGGGAATCATGGGGCGAAAAGCCAACAAGAAGGTTTAG
- a CDS encoding ABC transporter substrate-binding protein — MFIKKSKALVVLSLIMSALILVSGCGASKPAETAPSGGESKEPIKIGFLGAKTGDVAIYGLNTLKGLNMAIEELNKEGVLGRKVQLVEEDNAGQKDQAINITNKLISQDKVVAIVGDPTTGITRVAGQIANSKNTVIMSAGSTGTNVVEIGPYVFRDTLLDTIAAPATMKYVIQDKGWKNVALITSKNNDYSVSLSKIFSDAIKSNGGNIVIEEFIQDKDTDFSGQITKIKAANPDVIVFSGYYTEGALIMKKAREVGIKAVMVGGDGLQGDDLMKIGGAAVEGSISYAGFSPEQPTPNTEKFINAFKAKYNNELPDLFAAQGYDALMIIAKAIKDSGSADPVKFKDTLAQTKNYDGVSGSITFQESREPIKSPVYLLEVKDGKFALLKKVPVEVK; from the coding sequence ATGTTTATCAAGAAGAGCAAAGCACTGGTAGTCTTAAGTCTCATTATGTCCGCTTTAATCCTAGTGAGTGGATGTGGGGCGAGTAAGCCGGCCGAAACAGCACCTAGCGGAGGAGAGAGCAAAGAGCCGATTAAAATCGGTTTCTTGGGTGCCAAGACGGGGGATGTGGCAATCTATGGATTGAACACATTAAAAGGTTTAAACATGGCAATCGAAGAACTTAATAAAGAAGGTGTCCTTGGACGTAAAGTTCAGTTAGTTGAAGAGGACAATGCCGGTCAAAAAGACCAGGCTATTAACATTACCAACAAGTTAATTAGCCAAGACAAGGTTGTTGCTATTGTTGGTGACCCAACTACAGGGATCACTCGTGTTGCGGGACAGATTGCTAATAGCAAAAATACAGTTATCATGTCCGCAGGTTCGACAGGAACTAATGTCGTAGAAATTGGGCCTTATGTATTCCGAGATACTTTGTTGGATACAATTGCTGCTCCAGCAACTATGAAATATGTAATCCAAGATAAAGGCTGGAAAAATGTTGCCTTAATTACTTCTAAGAACAATGATTATAGTGTATCTCTGTCAAAGATCTTCAGTGATGCTATTAAATCAAATGGCGGAAACATTGTAATTGAAGAATTCATTCAAGACAAAGACACAGATTTCAGCGGACAGATCACTAAAATTAAAGCAGCCAATCCAGATGTAATAGTGTTCTCCGGTTACTATACAGAAGGAGCCTTGATCATGAAGAAGGCTCGTGAAGTAGGGATTAAGGCTGTAATGGTTGGAGGAGACGGACTCCAAGGGGATGACCTCATGAAGATTGGTGGAGCTGCAGTAGAAGGTTCTATCTCCTATGCAGGGTTCTCTCCGGAGCAACCAACACCTAATACAGAAAAGTTCATTAATGCTTTTAAAGCCAAATATAACAATGAATTGCCGGATCTCTTTGCTGCTCAAGGATATGATGCTTTAATGATTATCGCTAAAGCGATCAAGGATTCCGGAAGTGCTGATCCTGTGAAATTTAAGGATACTCTTGCGCAAACCAAGAACTATGATGGCGTTTCCGGGTCAATCACTTTCCAAGAAAGTCGTGAGCCAATTAAGAGCCCAGTATATTTGCTGGAAGTTAAAGATGGAAAGTTCGCCTTACTCAAGAAAGTGCCTGTAGAAGTAAAATAA